In the Danio rerio strain Tuebingen ecotype United States chromosome 8, GRCz12tu, whole genome shotgun sequence genome, one interval contains:
- the LOC141375672 gene encoding E3 ubiquitin-protein ligase RBBP6-like isoform X1 has translation MSCVHYRFQSRLTYDSLQFEGLNISAGELKRQIMRSKRLKFCQLKISNAQTDEEYTDDALIPKNTSVIIRRIPAAGLKSSNRRFVGHQAGRWREPSPRADPSLLSLEQLLKTENLAEAKASEEDKLKAVMYQSSLCYYSSSEAMRLLGIPGHHIRHCPTNVGSRSAPHKRIRKSTGIPRSFLLEVDDPDRKGVMIDGSGRYVIPIIDAEAYAAEKRKRPSFSCQTEPLPSSSSAGAASSVRDAGGKRSRSPSSPETRGDQKRPRR, from the exons atgtcttgtgttcactacaggttccagagtcgactcacctacgactcgctccagtttgaaggcctcaacatcagcgcgggggagctgaagcggcagatcatgaggagcaagaggctgaagttctgccagctgaagatcagcaacgcccagactgatgaag aatacacagatgatgctctcatccctaaaaacacgtcggtcatcatcagacggatccctgcggcgggactgaagtcctcaaacagaagatttgttgg acatcaagctggacgctggcgtgaaccttcacctagagctgatccttcactcctctcactggagcagttgttgaag actgagaatctggctgaggcaaaggcgtcagaggaggacaagctgaaagcggtgatgtaccagtccagcctgtgctactactccagcag tgaggccatgaggctgcttgggatcccgggacaccacattaggcactgccccactaatgtg ggcagccgctccgcgccgcacaagcgcatccggaagagcacagggattccccgcagcttcctgttggaggtggacgacccagaccgaaagggagtcatgatagacggcagcggccgatacgtcattcccatcatagacgc tgaggcctatgctgctgagaagagaaagaggccgtccttctcctgccagaccgagcctttgccctcctcgtcctcagcaggtgcggcatcttcggtccgggacgccggagggaaacggtcccgctccccatcttcaccagagacgcgcggcgaccagaagagaccacgtcgctga
- the LOC141375672 gene encoding E3 ubiquitin-protein ligase RBBP6-like isoform X2 — translation MSCVHYRFQSRLTYDSLQFEGLNISAGELKRQIMRSKRLKFCQLKISNAQTDEEYTDDALIPKNTSVIIRRIPAAGLKSSNRRFVGHQAGRWREPSPRADPSLLSLEQLLKTENLAEAKASEEDKLKAVMYQSSLCYYSSRAAAPRRTSASGRAQGFPAASCWRWTTQTERES, via the exons atgtcttgtgttcactacaggttccagagtcgactcacctacgactcgctccagtttgaaggcctcaacatcagcgcgggggagctgaagcggcagatcatgaggagcaagaggctgaagttctgccagctgaagatcagcaacgcccagactgatgaag aatacacagatgatgctctcatccctaaaaacacgtcggtcatcatcagacggatccctgcggcgggactgaagtcctcaaacagaagatttgttgg acatcaagctggacgctggcgtgaaccttcacctagagctgatccttcactcctctcactggagcagttgttgaag actgagaatctggctgaggcaaaggcgtcagaggaggacaagctgaaagcggtgatgtaccagtccagcctgtgctactactccagcag ggcagccgctccgcgccgcacaagcgcatccggaagagcacagggattccccgcagcttcctgttggaggtggacgacccagaccgaaagggagtcatga
- the LOC141375746 gene encoding E3 ubiquitin-protein ligase RBBP6-like isoform X2 has protein sequence MKNTQMMLSSLKNTSVIIRRIPAAGLKSSNRRFVGHQAGRWREPSPRADPSLLSLEQLLKTENLAEAKASEEDKLKAVMYQSSLCYYSSRAAAPRRTSASGRAQGFPAASCWRWTTQTERES, from the exons atgaag aatacacagatgatgctctcatccctaaaaaacacgtcggtcatcatcagacggatccctgcggcgggactgaagtcctcaaacagaagatttgttgg acatcaagctggacgctggcgtgaaccttcacctagagctgatccttcactcctctcactggagcagttgttgaag actgagaatctggctgaggcaaaggcgtcagaggaggacaagctgaaagcggtgatgtaccagtccagcctgtgctactactccagcag ggcagccgctccgcgccgcacaagcgcatccggaagagcacagggattccccgcagcttcctgttggaggtggacgacccagaccgaaagggagtcatga
- the LOC141375746 gene encoding E3 ubiquitin-protein ligase RBBP6-like isoform X1 encodes MKNTQMMLSSLKNTSVIIRRIPAAGLKSSNRRFVGHQAGRWREPSPRADPSLLSLEQLLKTENLAEAKASEEDKLKAVMYQSSLCYYSSSEAMRLLGIPGHHIRHCPTNVGSRSAPHKRIRKSTGIPRSFLLEVDDPDRKGVMIDGSGRYVIPIIDAEAYAAEKRKRPSFSCQTEPLPSSSSAGAASSVRDAGGKRSRSPSSPETRGDQKRPRR; translated from the exons atgaag aatacacagatgatgctctcatccctaaaaaacacgtcggtcatcatcagacggatccctgcggcgggactgaagtcctcaaacagaagatttgttgg acatcaagctggacgctggcgtgaaccttcacctagagctgatccttcactcctctcactggagcagttgttgaag actgagaatctggctgaggcaaaggcgtcagaggaggacaagctgaaagcggtgatgtaccagtccagcctgtgctactactccagcag tgaggccatgaggctgcttgggatcccgggacaccacattaggcactgccccactaatgtg ggcagccgctccgcgccgcacaagcgcatccggaagagcacagggattccccgcagcttcctgttggaggtggacgacccagaccgaaagggagtcatgatagacggcagcggccgatacgtcattcccatcatagacgc tgaggcctatgctgctgagaagagaaagaggccgtccttctcctgccagaccgagcctttgccctcctcgtcctcagcaggtgcggcatcttcggtccgggacgccggagggaaacggtcccgctccccatcttcaccagagacgcgcggcgaccagaagagaccacgtcgctga